In Chloroflexota bacterium, the DNA window CCCTTTCGGTTTCTTCGGTGGCAAACTGGTCCCGGTACCACCGGTGAGTCAGCCCACCACCGCTGATGTACATCATCGGGTACCAGTGGTCTTCGCCCAATGGCCCGGCCAGTGGTTGCAGCATGTTGTGGTGGGTGTCGGAAAAAAACATATTCAGCGAGGTTGCAAATACCGGAAATGTGCCGGCCACATCCACCAGCTGCCCCGCTTTCACCAGGCCTGCTCCCAGGCAGCCTGCCACCTGATCGCCAGCGCCGGCGACCAGGGGTACCCCTTCCGCCAGCCCACAGGCTGCGGCGACCTGTGCCGAGAGCTGCCCTATCACCGTAGTGGAAGGCACGACCTGGGGTAGTTTCTTCAATGGGATGCCACAGGCCCCGGCCAGTTCTTCGGACCAGGCGCGGCGGGCCGTATTACTGACGCCGACCCACGTAAGATAGGATGGATCGATAAATGCGTCATCGGTGGACAGGTTAGCCATGCGCCCCGCCACATAGTTGGCCAGTATCAAAACCTTGTGGATACGCCGGTAGAGATCGGGATAATTGTCTTGCCACCACAGCATGCGCGGTGCCAAAAAGGGCAGCGAACCGTTGAGCGCCACCAACTTGTCACCAACTCGGTTATGCATCTCTGCGACATAGGGTTGATAGCGATTATCCAGCGCCGATGGATACCAAGGCGTCAATGCATTCCATTCGCGATCGATGCCGATGGCGCCGGCCATTTGGCCGGCGAAGGTGATGGCAGCGACCGACGCGGGAGAAATCCCGGTTTTTTCGACAACCTCTTCAAGGGTATCCAAAGTGGAATCAAAGAAGTCTTCACCCCGTTGCTCGGCTCGACCCGGTGCAGGCTGGAACAACGGTGCATCGCGCGTGGCATCGGCCAGTGCCCGGCCATCGATGTCGAACAAGGAAGTCTTCACTACACTGGTTCCCAGGTCAACGCCAATCAGATAATTTTTTGACATATTAGGGCTTCTTACAGAGTCCAGCACTTTTCGATCAACACCCGTTCAGCCTGCGCGGTCCAGGTTGGGCCGGGATCCAACTGGCGGTAAACGTCGGGCAGAACCTGTTCCAGTTCAGGCAGGCTCAACAGGGGCAGGTCGATCAACTGGGGGAAAATGACAACCTTGCCGGGGTAGGCTTTCTCTAACACCGCCTGCAAACCGTGGCGCATCGCCTTCATCCCGCCAATAGCGGCAACAGTCCGGGTCGCCGACAGAGAATTGTCCTGAATCTTTTCCAGCACCTGCAACTGGTCCGCTACGGTCGAACCGCTGGTACCGGTGAACTGCGCGCCGTACAGCGACACCCGGTCGAGCGGAAGCTTGATTGAGTTGCCTGCCTCCGCCCCGGCAAAAACCACAAGCATGCCATCAGCGGCCAAAAAAGGGAGGGCCTCTGCGACTGCTGCGGGGTTGGGAACCACCACGACAATGTCGTCGCAGCCGCGCCCGCCCGTGAGCCGGCTGATTTCACCTTGCAGCCGGCCAGGTTCCATCGTGGGGTTGAAGGCTACCAGCTCTCGACCACTGGTTGCGGCCAGGGCGGAAAAGTCGTTGATGATACTGTTGAGGCGCTCCTGTCCCCGATTGGTAGCGATGATGGCGCGGGGACCATTGGGCAGTTGCAGTGCCCGCTGAATATGCATTCGGCCCATGGTGCCGCCCGCTCCCAGGATCCAGATCACGCCACCGGGGCGCAGTTCAGACCGGTTGCGCTCAGTGCCGTAGGCATCGGCGATATCCGGCCCGGTGCAACCTAACAGAGCCAGATGCTGGTAGTGAAGCTTGTTCATGTCCACGGCAACAGGTTCGTCCCAGGAGTGATTCGTCACCAGATTCAACGTGCCGCGGGAGGCCAGTTGGTCAACCGCTTCTGCGACATGGTCTGCTTCCTTCGGGTCAATCAGAATGATATCGTCAAGACCGGTATCGGGCGCAAACTCCTCAGCCACGTCGACTGCCGACGCCCGCGGTCGCTCCGCAACGACGCCATATCGGCTGTGGAGTTCCCTGGCAAGCGATGGTGGCACGTTGGTCAGCACAATGTGTCTGCTTTTTAGCTCGCAACCGACTCGGTATGTCCGCCTGTCGCCGGGATTGCCCTTGATCCAGAGCAGGCCATCTTGTTTGGGTGTAGGACGGCGGGCGGTGGCCCTGTAGGCCACATCCACACAGGCCCATGGCTCTAGAAGAGCAATGTCGGCATAACTGACATCAGACAAGACTGGAAAGATGCAGCTCCCAAAATCGCTGGCAAGTACCCCCCGCTCGAGAATTACGTATTGGGCCATCGCGCCGGGGATATTGACGCCGAAAATGGTGCGCTTGCCGTCGACGTACACGTCTGGTTGAATGCCCAGGCGCTGTCCAGCGTAATACTGGGCCTGCCATCCGTCACCGACAATCACAGCAGTCAAGGCTGCTTCGTGACCCAGCCGGGCGGGATCGGCGTCGAAGTCCCGCTCAAAAAAAAGTGGGTAGTCGTGGCCCATACGAATCATCTTGGCATCGGAAGCGCATAAGCCCAGGGCATCCACTCGGACCAGAATCTCATCAGGACCACAGGTTGGCATTGTTTCCCGGACAGGTTGACCGTCTACTCCAACGCTTTCCAGACTACGGCCAGCAAAGGGCCACGTCAGGTTGTGCGAGGGCAGTGGCCCGGTCGCCTGCCTGTACTGTTGCCAGCGATCACTCATCACCTGTCATTCCTGCCCGTTATTTCGCCTGCAGGCGACACGTTTGATACCCGATCGAAGCCTTGATAGGCAACGGCCCTTATTGCGGCGTGGCGCGATTCACCCGGATCGATTTTCGCAGCGGACCTGTTTTCAATGGCAGTGATTAATCCCGCCGATGGGTAGCTGGACCAGGGCTCCAGGGCCATGGTGTAAACCTGACCATACCAGGGGTAGCCATTGCTCTGGTTGAACTGACGCCATATCCACAGGTAAGGAAATGTTTCCAGCGACCAGGTGAGGGCAAGGCCGACCTGGGTTGCCTGATTGGTGACGGCATACCAGCCTTCGGGCAGGTTGACGACGTAGCCCAGATCCTCATGGCCGGTACCGGGCGCGTCCGGGCGGCTGAAATCCACCCGGACACCGCCATCTTCAGAGACGTGGGGCCACCGGTATTGCCCGCCGCCGGTCAGTCGAGTGCCGGCGGCACCGGCGAAGGTCTCGATGAGAAGGTCGCCTGCGGGGAGATCAACCCGGCAATCGGGCCCCAGAAAGGGTGCACCGAAGGCGGGATGGTGGCCCCACATGAAGTCCATCGCTTCGGCGCCTTCGTTGGTTAAAGCTTCTTCAATCAACAACAGTGGCTCGCCCCGGCGCAGGGTCATGGTGCGCTGCAGGTGGAATGGGGTTCGAAAGGGGCGCACCGACAGCGTCACTTGCACCTCAGCGGGGGTGTCGGCCCCGATAAAATAATCCCACGGAATGGTAGTCACCTCACCGTGCAGCCCAAACTCGACCCCCTTGTAGGTGCAGGCGGGGCCGCCGTTGGGCAGGATCTCCTGCCAGCCACCCTGGTAGTAATCGAGAAAAGCGCCCCAGCCAGAACCGACGCTCTGGACTGCGGGGGGGCGCAGCCCGCGCGGGGTATGCAACATGAACTCAGTATCGCTGGGTTTGTGAAGGAACTGGAAGATGTCGGCGCCCTTGTCCACCAGCACGCCGACGCGCAGAAATTCATTTTCCAGGAAGACCAGGCGCAGGCCCTGGTAGGTGTATTCAGCCAGCCGGCATTGATGATTTCGATAGGATGGCAGCATTGGTCTCTCTCGTTCGAAATCGGTTGAGTGGCAGGTGGGACAGGTCCTGCCCGTAGCCATGGGGTTACCCCTACCTCTAGTTCATCGAAGCCAGTGTATCCAGGTGTTCCTGCATCGACTGGTTAGAATCGAGCCGCACGATCGGAATTCCCATCTGGCGGCATGCGTAGGTGACTTCCCGGGATACATCGCCATTGGTGGCGACAGGGTGGTTGGAGGCGGCTATACGGAAAAGCAGGTCGGGATCAGTGCCGAGACTGATCATCACGTTGGGCCACATCTGGCCAAAGAAGCCCATTACCTTGTCTTCGACCGCTCCTTCCACGGCTACCGACTCGCCCACTCCCAGGTGCATTACATACTGTCCTTTAACACGTCCCAGCCGGGCGGTGGTGACGGGACCCGCCTGGCCCATGAATCCAACCGCCGCGCCGGTGAAGCCATCGACGTTGGCCTGGATAGTGACGTTGGGTAGTGACTTCCTGGGATCGTTGCTTCTGCCAGCCCACCACACCGAGGCTGCGCCGCAGTTGGAGACGGCAAAGAAATCCTCGCCCATATACTTCAGGTCGCCAAAGATGGGACCGATCTCGGGCTTGATCTGCTGCAAAAGCACCGCGGTCATCAGTCCCTTGATGTCACCCTCGCAGACGGTGGAAATGATGGGTTTGGGACCGAGATCATCTGCGCCGAAGGGCAGAAAAGCCGGAAGGGTGCAACCAACAATACCGTATTCGACCGAAAGAGTGGGCTGGCAGCGGACCGATACGCCGATGATGTTTTCGCTTTCCAGCTCCTTGAGGCGGTCACGGGCAGCCAGATAGAAAGCAACCTGCACCTGGAAATTGCGCGGACTTGCGCTGAGGTCATCGTAGATAATGGTAGTGCCGTTGTCGTAGAGCCAATCGAGGAAATGTTGTACCCGCTCCGGCTCGGAGTCGAGGATGTTTTCAGCCCGGCGGATTAGGGCATATTCGCCCTCGTTGAGAATGTCGCGGATCATCAATCGTTTTAGAGCGGGGATATCGTCCTGCAGATGCTCCATGTGAAGGGAGTAGGTGCCGCCCCATAGCATCACCGCGCTCCTGCGCATCCGGGCCACCGCGGACACGCCGCGAATCCAGGCCAACATGCGTTCAGGTTGTCCTCGGAGCCGCTCGTGTTGCACGGCATGCTGGTTGACGCCCGACTCCAGCAGGCTGGCTCCCACCGCGCTGATGCTGACAGTGCCGGGCAGGGCGGGATCATCCACGGTGTAGAGCATGGTGGGCAGGTTGGCCTCACGCACAAGGTCGATTACCACCATCGGAGGTGTCCAGAAGTGGGAACAGAGGATCATGCATTCGGCCCCCTTGGCCTGCAGATAACGGGCACAATGAGCGGCTTCCTCGTAGCGTCGCACACCGAACCAGTCGTTGGGATCTGGCCGCAGGCTTGCCATGGGATCCACCACCTGGCAATCGTGGTCGTTGAGGAATGTGATCAACTCCTGGTGCTGCTCGCGCAGGTAGGTCTCGCGTGGCAGATCGAAGAAGGAGTCTCGACCATCGGTGAAGGAGATTAGGCCAACTTTCGGTTTTGAACCTCGTTGTTCTGGCATTGATAGTTCCCCTACTTTACTTGTACTGACCGTACGATTGCGCAGTTTCAAACATGGCAATGATGATTTCCGGCCTGACGTCGATCATGTGGTTGCAGGAGGCCAATACATAGCCACCGCCCGGGCCCAGGGCGTCGATACGGTCCTTGACCTCGGTGACCACCTGGTCTACCGATGGATCGCCTTCCAGCCCTTCGATGGCACCGTGGAAGGTGAGAGCGTCACCGTACGCGGCTTTCAATCGGCGGGCGTCCATTCCTTCGGTAGATGTCTGTACTGGATTGAGCACGTTAACACCCACCTCCAGGAAGTCGGGGATCACGTCAAAGACCGCGCCATCGGTGTGGCGGAAGAGGACCGAATGGGGCGCCTTTTCGTGGATCAGAGCGTAGAGTTCCTGCTCGGCCGGTTTGATGAATTCGCGGTACATTTTCGGCGAGATGAGCAGGCTTCGGTTGCTTCCCAGGTCATCGCCGATTTCGACCATGTGCACATAAGGACCTACCGCGTCCAGGAACATCCCGTAAACATCCTTGTATATTTCCAGCAAATGGGCAATGATTGCCCTGGCCACATCGGGATAAAGGGCCAGCACCATCATGAATTCCGACATCTCCATGATCTGGCAGGCGCGATCCAGGAAGCCAAAGGTGATGGGGTTGCGGGCTACCAGCGCGTAGTCGGTATCTTTGGTCAGCCGCCGAGCTTCCACAGCCAGCTCCTCTGTGGTAAATAGCTCTTCAGCGGTAGGCCAGTTGTGGGCCTCCACTTCCCGGACAGTAGTTGCGCCCTGCAGGGGGCTTCGGACGATATTGACGTACAGGCCAGCCTTTCGATAGCCTACACCCCATGGATCGATGGTGGTGCCGTCGTCCAGGACCGTGCTTTTGGCGGTGGGGTTCTTTGGCAGGAAGAGGCGGCGGAAGTCGATGTCGAAGTATTCCAGGATTCGTTCGTCGTAGTAGTTGGCCGTGGTACCTGATCGAACAGGAGGGATTGGTTCCAGATCAAGATGATCTCGCAGCCGGAGATAGGTCTCATCCAGCAGCATGGTAGCGTTGCCCATCAAATCGAGGGGCACGCGGTCAGGTTCCTGGTGGTTGAAAGCTGCAAGTACGCGCTGGCGGTGGCTGTAGGCAGGCATTTTTTCCTCGAATCAGGCTGGGAGTCGGCCCAGCCGGAATCCTGGAAGGTGTGCAAAAACGTCGAAACCGGGTATTTCGGCATTGGTTAAGCCGGCGTACTGGTAAATGGCGGGCATACGTCGTCCCCTGGAAATCAAGATGACGCCATGACGCCCCCGTCGGGGGCGATGGCCTGGCCGGTGATCAGGCGGGCGCTGTCGGAGACCAGGAACTGGGCCAGACCGGTGAGGTCTTCAATTTCGGTAAAATGTTTCATCGGAATGCTTTCGGAGCGTTCGGCCAGGTATTCCTCGCGAGAGATACCCTGTTCGGCCGCGGTTTTGTCGGCGTAGCTGACTTGCATGGGGGTCAAGGTAACGCCGGGACAGATAGCATTGACTGTAACATCGTAGGGCGCCATCACCATGGCGAGACAGCGAGTATACATCAACAGCGCTGCCTTGCTGACCCGGTAGGGAATCACATGGGTGCCGGCGCGAACGCCATTGTAGGAGGCCGTTATCAGGATCCGGCCCTGCTGCCGTTCCATCATGTGGGGTGCGGCGGCACGGCAAGTCAGCGCCACACCCTTGATATTGACGTCCAGAACCAGGTCCCAATCGGCGGGCGTGATATCCAGGAAGTTAGCCGGACCCAAGACACCCGCGTTGGCGAAGAGAATGTCGATATGCCCGAAGCGGGAGATGGCAGTAGAAATGGCAGATTCGACGGCGACGGCGTCGGTGACGTCCAGGGGCAATGCGATGCTGTTGCCGCCCGAAGCAGAGATCCCGGCGGATACATCGGCAGCGGCCTGGCCATTGAGATCAGTTACGGCGACCGATGCACCACTCTTGGCCATCTGCAGGGCGAAACCGCGACCAATGCCACTGCCGCCGCCGGTGACAAACGCTACCTTACCCGTCAAATCGGCTGAAATCCTAGACATCCACAGTTCTCAAACTATCGCGGGTGACCGATCGCAAAAAAGGATGGTTTCATCTTAGCACAAGATCAATAGCGTGTCAAGGGAAAATGAACAAACTCGAAGCTGAATCTGTGAAAATGGGTTGACTTGGCGCCCTATTTGAGTTATAATTTGTTTGTGACTTTCGACTTCGAAACTCAAGGGATGGATCAATGGCCACAGATAATCGTTTGAACAACATGGTAACGCTCGTGGAGGAGCGTGGTTATTTGTCTGTGAAAGAGTTGAGTCAAACGTTCGACGTGTCTGAGGTGACCGTGCGACGCGATCTTCAGCGATTGCATGATGAGCAGCGCCTGCTACGGACCTATGGCGGCGCGGCGCGCTTGCCTCCTCAGCCGGGACAGCCGCCAATGTCCCTGGGAGAAAATCGTGAGACGGCTTCAACTTCGTCGGAGAGTTCCCTGATCGAACAGGTTGACGTACTTATCGCCATTTCGTTGAGCCCCCGTTCCGATATGATTCTGCTGGAGCGTGCCGAGAAGCATGGCGTGCCAATTGTGGCGGAGTCGCTGGCGATGCAGGGGGCCAGAACCCTGGTCGCGGTAGATAACTATCAGGCCGGCTGTTCGTTGGGGCGCTGGGCCGGGCAGTATGCGCAACAACATTTTGCAGGCCAGGCCCGGATGCTGGACCTGACCTACCACCTGAGTAATACGCAGGATCGCAGCAAAGGATTCCTGGCAGGCTTGCAGGAGATAGTTCCGGAGGCCAGGGTATCCCTATCGCTCAATACCCAGGCCGATTGGCAGTCGGCCTATCAATTGACAACCGATGCGATTCAGGTTTATCCTGAGATCAACATCATTTTTGGCATCAATGACACGACCGTTGAAGGTGCGATCCAGGCCTGCAGGGATCTGGGCATCCCGCCCGAGACCATGCTGGTCCTTACCTTTGGGTTGGAGGGGAATACCCTGAGGGAGGAGTTGCAACGGGAGGAGTATCTGAAAGCTGGTCTGGCCATGTTTCCCGAGATTGTTGGACCGACCTGTATCGAAGCTGCGATTGCCTCCTACAACCACGTGGATATGCCTGCTCAGTTGGTGACGCCCCACATGGTACTGACGGCAGACAATCTCGGCGACGTCTATGAGCAGGGGGAAGAGGGCTGGCGTTTTAAACCGGAAAACGGCGATTTGGCCCTTACAATTCCCATCCTGCGGGGCGGTGATGCAGGTGACACGCTGCCAGAGAAGGTGGGTTTTCTGGTGCCGTTCAGCGAACATGAGTGGTACAAAAACCTGTCGGCGGCCATGCAGGGGCATGCCAACAAACTGGGCATTGAATTGGACAAAACCGACGCGGCGGAAAATCTCAAGGACGAACTGGTTTTACGGAAGCTTAGTATCGCGGAGGAAGCCAGCAAGCTGGTCAAAGCGGGAGATGTCGTTCTGATCGATGGAGGGCAGGTGACCACCTACCTTGCCGACGCGTTGAGGGGGAAGAGTGACATAACGGTGATCACCAACGCCATGTCGGTTGTGGACGTGCTGCGAAACCAACCGGGAATCGCCTTGATATCAACCGGGGGGCTGCTTCGCAACGAAAGCCAAACCCTGACCGGCCCAACCGCTGAAGCCGTCTTGCGGGAACTGAGAGCGAACAGGTTGTTTCTGGCGGTCACCGGCGTGTCGCTTGACTTCGGTCTGTCTCACACCAACCTGGCTGAAGTGACCGTCAAGCAGGCCATGATCAGGGCCGCGCGCGAGGTAATTTTGCTGGCCGATCACACCAAGTTTGAGCAGGAATCGGTGGTGCAGGTCGCGCCC includes these proteins:
- a CDS encoding DeoR family transcriptional regulator; amino-acid sequence: MATDNRLNNMVTLVEERGYLSVKELSQTFDVSEVTVRRDLQRLHDEQRLLRTYGGAARLPPQPGQPPMSLGENRETASTSSESSLIEQVDVLIAISLSPRSDMILLERAEKHGVPIVAESLAMQGARTLVAVDNYQAGCSLGRWAGQYAQQHFAGQARMLDLTYHLSNTQDRSKGFLAGLQEIVPEARVSLSLNTQADWQSAYQLTTDAIQVYPEINIIFGINDTTVEGAIQACRDLGIPPETMLVLTFGLEGNTLREELQREEYLKAGLAMFPEIVGPTCIEAAIASYNHVDMPAQLVTPHMVLTADNLGDVYEQGEEGWRFKPENGDLALTIPILRGGDAGDTLPEKVGFLVPFSEHEWYKNLSAAMQGHANKLGIELDKTDAAENLKDELVLRKLSIAEEASKLVKAGDVVLIDGGQVTTYLADALRGKSDITVITNAMSVVDVLRNQPGIALISTGGLLRNESQTLTGPTAEAVLRELRANRLFLAVTGVSLDFGLSHTNLAEVTVKQAMIRAAREVILLADHTKFEQESVVQVAPISIVDKVITDNALPASTRLDLSKLGIEIVLAKA
- a CDS encoding SDR family NAD(P)-dependent oxidoreductase; translated protein: MSRISADLTGKVAFVTGGGSGIGRGFALQMAKSGASVAVTDLNGQAAADVSAGISASGGNSIALPLDVTDAVAVESAISTAISRFGHIDILFANAGVLGPANFLDITPADWDLVLDVNIKGVALTCRAAAPHMMERQQGRILITASYNGVRAGTHVIPYRVSKAALLMYTRCLAMVMAPYDVTVNAICPGVTLTPMQVSYADKTAAEQGISREEYLAERSESIPMKHFTEIEDLTGLAQFLVSDSARLITGQAIAPDGGVMASS
- a CDS encoding aldose 1-epimerase codes for the protein MLPSYRNHQCRLAEYTYQGLRLVFLENEFLRVGVLVDKGADIFQFLHKPSDTEFMLHTPRGLRPPAVQSVGSGWGAFLDYYQGGWQEILPNGGPACTYKGVEFGLHGEVTTIPWDYFIGADTPAEVQVTLSVRPFRTPFHLQRTMTLRRGEPLLLIEEALTNEGAEAMDFMWGHHPAFGAPFLGPDCRVDLPAGDLLIETFAGAAGTRLTGGGQYRWPHVSEDGGVRVDFSRPDAPGTGHEDLGYVVNLPEGWYAVTNQATQVGLALTWSLETFPYLWIWRQFNQSNGYPWYGQVYTMALEPWSSYPSAGLITAIENRSAAKIDPGESRHAAIRAVAYQGFDRVSNVSPAGEITGRNDR
- a CDS encoding uroporphyrinogen decarboxylase family protein, coding for MPAYSHRQRVLAAFNHQEPDRVPLDLMGNATMLLDETYLRLRDHLDLEPIPPVRSGTTANYYDERILEYFDIDFRRLFLPKNPTAKSTVLDDGTTIDPWGVGYRKAGLYVNIVRSPLQGATTVREVEAHNWPTAEELFTTEELAVEARRLTKDTDYALVARNPITFGFLDRACQIMEMSEFMMVLALYPDVARAIIAHLLEIYKDVYGMFLDAVGPYVHMVEIGDDLGSNRSLLISPKMYREFIKPAEQELYALIHEKAPHSVLFRHTDGAVFDVIPDFLEVGVNVLNPVQTSTEGMDARRLKAAYGDALTFHGAIEGLEGDPSVDQVVTEVKDRIDALGPGGGYVLASCNHMIDVRPEIIIAMFETAQSYGQYK
- a CDS encoding FGGY family carbohydrate kinase, translated to MSKNYLIGVDLGTSVVKTSLFDIDGRALADATRDAPLFQPAPGRAEQRGEDFFDSTLDTLEEVVEKTGISPASVAAITFAGQMAGAIGIDREWNALTPWYPSALDNRYQPYVAEMHNRVGDKLVALNGSLPFLAPRMLWWQDNYPDLYRRIHKVLILANYVAGRMANLSTDDAFIDPSYLTWVGVSNTARRAWSEELAGACGIPLKKLPQVVPSTTVIGQLSAQVAAACGLAEGVPLVAGAGDQVAGCLGAGLVKAGQLVDVAGTFPVFATSLNMFFSDTHHNMLQPLAGPLGEDHWYPMMYISGGGLTHRWYRDQFATEETERARAEGTTAYQLLDAQAAEIPPGAEGLLFIPHLVGRACPSDPNVRGAWLGFTWTHRKPHFYRAVLESIAFDYAQALDVVREYIPDAQFSEVRVIGGGANSDLWNQIKADVLGVPYVRLQREDIAALGCAIMGGHAVGIYPDMAAAARRFARTTSRTEPRPAYHRHYQDYVAAYQQAFGQLHGLYQNLTPLSEKSLRS
- a CDS encoding zinc-binding dehydrogenase; the encoded protein is MSDRWQQYRQATGPLPSHNLTWPFAGRSLESVGVDGQPVRETMPTCGPDEILVRVDALGLCASDAKMIRMGHDYPLFFERDFDADPARLGHEAALTAVIVGDGWQAQYYAGQRLGIQPDVYVDGKRTIFGVNIPGAMAQYVILERGVLASDFGSCIFPVLSDVSYADIALLEPWACVDVAYRATARRPTPKQDGLLWIKGNPGDRRTYRVGCELKSRHIVLTNVPPSLARELHSRYGVVAERPRASAVDVAEEFAPDTGLDDIILIDPKEADHVAEAVDQLASRGTLNLVTNHSWDEPVAVDMNKLHYQHLALLGCTGPDIADAYGTERNRSELRPGGVIWILGAGGTMGRMHIQRALQLPNGPRAIIATNRGQERLNSIINDFSALAATSGRELVAFNPTMEPGRLQGEISRLTGGRGCDDIVVVVPNPAAVAEALPFLAADGMLVVFAGAEAGNSIKLPLDRVSLYGAQFTGTSGSTVADQLQVLEKIQDNSLSATRTVAAIGGMKAMRHGLQAVLEKAYPGKVVIFPQLIDLPLLSLPELEQVLPDVYRQLDPGPTWTAQAERVLIEKCWTL